In Priestia megaterium NBRC 15308 = ATCC 14581, the following proteins share a genomic window:
- a CDS encoding carbohydrate ABC transporter permease, translating into MNELVRKGPVSVVRDTKKRKKKLKTESSLWWMYLPGLVIITVFIIYPFINGIRLSFTNWNGFSQTYDWIGVQQYKRLLADPTTWLVIKNTLLYGIGSTIFQNIIGLLYALLLNQSIKMKAVTRTIVYLPVIISPIIMGYIWYFFFAYQGGALNDLLVFLGFEKINALGTPELNSWIIVFVNTYQFVGIAMIIYLAGLQSISKDYYEAAQLDGASALQQFKNITLPLLMPSITINVVLNIIGGLKLFDVIVALTGGGPGDASQSMSTFMYDLYFRRQDAGYAATQGVCMALIILVISLSALVYFKRKETEA; encoded by the coding sequence ATGAATGAATTAGTCAGGAAAGGGCCGGTTTCTGTAGTAAGAGATACGAAAAAACGAAAGAAAAAATTAAAAACAGAGTCCTCTTTATGGTGGATGTACCTTCCCGGCTTAGTAATTATCACCGTTTTTATTATCTATCCCTTTATTAACGGAATTAGACTTTCCTTTACTAATTGGAATGGATTTTCACAAACATATGATTGGATTGGGGTCCAGCAGTATAAACGTTTGCTTGCAGATCCAACGACTTGGCTTGTGATAAAAAATACGCTGCTCTACGGAATAGGCAGTACTATTTTTCAAAATATTATAGGCTTGTTATACGCTTTGCTTCTCAATCAAAGCATTAAAATGAAAGCTGTAACAAGAACAATTGTCTATCTTCCAGTTATTATCAGCCCAATTATTATGGGGTATATCTGGTACTTCTTTTTTGCCTACCAAGGAGGCGCTTTAAATGACCTTCTTGTGTTTTTAGGCTTTGAGAAGATTAATGCTTTGGGAACTCCAGAGCTTAACTCTTGGATTATCGTGTTCGTCAATACGTATCAATTCGTTGGAATTGCGATGATTATTTATTTAGCGGGGCTGCAAAGTATTTCAAAAGATTACTACGAGGCAGCGCAGCTTGACGGAGCATCTGCTCTTCAGCAGTTTAAAAACATCACGCTTCCATTGCTCATGCCTTCTATTACAATTAACGTCGTTTTAAATATTATCGGGGGTTTAAAACTGTTTGACGTCATTGTTGCGCTGACAGGAGGAGGACCTGGAGATGCATCGCAGTCGATGTCTACTTTTATGTATGACTTATATTTTAGAAGACAGGACGCCGGCTATGCAGCAACTCAAGGTGTGTGCATGGCGCTTATTATCTTAGTCATTAGCTTATCAGCACTTGTGTACTTTAAACGAAAGGAGACAGAAGCGTGA
- a CDS encoding GDYXXLXY domain-containing protein, protein MREKLVRLGYLLGLALVLSGILYFFASNWQGFDRYTKIALSVGLMLLFYGSAFAVRKLLPQQAFLSHWTLLAGALSFGLSIALLSQIYNTHAESYWLFLIWLVPVTLFSLFTKYQPFYVLSFVLFQFTMAFFISPTGAVSKRGEQETLLLYAGMAFVNLLIFWIIKKKQRSSPVIMYAAFCLFHYIFLTVSLPDFTGSSSLRIGLIIFYLLFLLSSFFYFSKVKPQRSFLGISIVAFALFVIEQFFSFIFKHYAEWSLFLALGFVILFIGASVWFVKWLTANTSAQKTSLRVIKRIAVIGITAIASVIGSSSLGGLVTLITGTYPTNGMLVIGVLLIVACYLIKADIPTVKYTLLMMGVLISGGASFFVNDILFFIYVIALIALLVFTKHTPVRMLLFVLVQGLLLIKVPTAYYDTIKIDYVLLALFLLNAAVYAINVHHAFKKAALLLAFIFLLSLTELSEPSFLNIIYCTVFFVVSTVFLFVTVRKEPKYDFIVGMIFWFVFLAMKYYDFVWDLFNKSLVLVILGLIFLFLSRKWDLSTPDQPQPSFLDRSRTAVWIIILVQLITLGGIFTKNEVLLQNGKEIKLALQPIDPRSLLQGDFVELNYDIAHVTLPHVKDGEKVKLVLRPNKQGVYEYAKIYQEDDDWNKPYVSKKKDVVITGSYHDWGIQYGIEHYFIPEGTGSKVESEARFATVRVGKNGDTIVTKVGK, encoded by the coding sequence ATGAGAGAAAAGCTCGTAAGACTCGGTTATTTACTGGGGTTGGCTCTTGTTTTGTCCGGCATTTTATATTTCTTTGCATCGAACTGGCAAGGCTTTGACCGCTACACTAAAATTGCGCTGAGCGTGGGGCTGATGCTGCTGTTTTACGGAAGTGCATTTGCAGTGCGAAAGCTTCTTCCTCAGCAGGCGTTTTTAAGTCACTGGACGCTTTTGGCCGGCGCTCTTTCATTTGGATTAAGCATCGCGCTTCTTTCTCAAATTTACAACACGCACGCTGAATCGTACTGGCTGTTTTTAATTTGGCTTGTGCCGGTTACTTTGTTTAGCCTTTTTACAAAGTATCAGCCGTTTTACGTGTTATCGTTTGTTTTATTTCAATTCACCATGGCTTTTTTCATTTCACCAACTGGCGCAGTTTCAAAGCGAGGCGAACAGGAGACGCTTTTACTTTACGCAGGAATGGCGTTTGTGAACTTACTCATCTTTTGGATCATAAAAAAGAAACAGCGCTCGTCTCCTGTGATCATGTATGCGGCGTTTTGTTTGTTTCACTACATTTTTTTAACTGTTTCCCTGCCGGATTTTACAGGGAGCTCTAGCTTACGGATTGGTCTTATTATTTTTTATTTGCTGTTTTTACTAAGCTCCTTTTTTTATTTTTCAAAAGTGAAGCCGCAAAGGTCGTTTTTAGGGATTTCCATTGTGGCATTTGCTTTATTTGTTATTGAACAGTTTTTCTCTTTTATTTTTAAACACTACGCTGAATGGTCACTGTTCTTAGCTTTAGGATTCGTGATTTTGTTTATTGGTGCAAGCGTGTGGTTTGTCAAATGGCTCACTGCTAACACGTCAGCACAAAAAACCTCGCTCCGCGTAATCAAACGAATAGCAGTGATTGGGATTACGGCCATTGCATCGGTGATCGGCAGCAGCTCTTTAGGAGGACTTGTCACACTTATTACAGGAACGTATCCAACAAACGGAATGCTTGTGATTGGCGTTTTGCTGATTGTGGCATGTTATTTAATTAAAGCAGATATTCCAACGGTAAAATATACGCTTTTAATGATGGGCGTATTAATTAGCGGCGGCGCTTCTTTTTTTGTGAACGACATTCTGTTTTTTATCTACGTCATCGCACTTATAGCGCTTTTAGTATTCACGAAGCATACGCCCGTTCGCATGCTGCTTTTTGTGCTAGTGCAAGGGCTTCTGTTAATAAAGGTTCCCACTGCTTACTATGACACTATCAAAATAGATTATGTGCTGCTCGCTTTGTTTCTATTAAATGCCGCTGTGTACGCGATAAACGTACACCACGCGTTTAAAAAAGCAGCGCTGCTTCTTGCTTTTATCTTTTTACTGTCGCTGACTGAATTAAGCGAACCGTCTTTTTTAAATATTATTTACTGTACGGTGTTTTTTGTAGTTTCGACTGTCTTTTTATTTGTGACGGTACGAAAAGAGCCAAAATATGATTTTATTGTCGGCATGATTTTCTGGTTTGTTTTTTTAGCGATGAAATATTACGACTTTGTGTGGGATTTATTTAATAAATCACTTGTGCTCGTTATTTTAGGTCTGATCTTTCTTTTCCTAAGCAGAAAATGGGACCTGTCAACGCCTGATCAGCCACAGCCGTCGTTTCTTGACCGCAGCCGAACCGCTGTATGGATCATCATTCTTGTTCAGCTTATTACGCTGGGCGGCATTTTCACTAAAAACGAAGTGCTTCTTCAAAACGGAAAAGAAATTAAGCTCGCTTTACAGCCGATCGATCCGCGCTCGCTGCTGCAAGGCGATTTCGTTGAGCTGAATTACGACATTGCGCACGTTACCTTACCTCATGTGAAAGACGGAGAAAAAGTGAAGCTCGTTCTTCGCCCTAACAAACAAGGTGTGTATGAATACGCAAAAATCTACCAAGAGGATGATGACTGGAATAAGCCGTATGTTTCTAAAAAGAAAGACGTTGTGATTACGGGCAGCTATCACGACTGGGGAATTCAGTACGGAATTGAGCATTACTTTATTCCAGAAGGAACCGGCAGCAAAGTGGAAAGCGAAGCTCGTTTTGCTACTGTACGCGTTGGAAAAAATGGAGATACGATCGTTACCAAAGTAGGCAAATAA
- a CDS encoding YwqH-like family protein: MNEMFVAHLYTQVKQAHEDIQQLTTSKNTLTEVKGELERAKEKVKESELTSATWSGSLAVGFEDIRTAMLDEYDDLLTRQLTDALTTIDAKITALQSDIQGMERAIKMQEDEAKDKV, from the coding sequence ATGAATGAGATGTTTGTTGCTCATCTGTATACCCAAGTGAAGCAGGCACATGAAGATATCCAGCAGCTTACGACTAGTAAAAACACGTTAACGGAAGTCAAAGGAGAGCTTGAACGTGCAAAGGAAAAGGTAAAAGAATCAGAGCTTACTTCCGCCACTTGGTCAGGCAGCCTTGCTGTTGGGTTTGAAGACATCCGCACCGCTATGTTAGACGAATACGATGATTTGCTGACCCGTCAGCTGACGGATGCCCTTACGACAATTGATGCAAAAATTACGGCGCTTCAATCAGATATACAAGGGATGGAACGGGCCATTAAAATGCAAGAAGACGAAGCAAAAGATAAGGTGTGA
- the abc-f gene encoding ribosomal protection-like ABC-F family protein: MLLLEAINIEKSYGDRLLFQAEKLQVHRGERIGIVGKNGEGKSTLLHILMKKMSPDQGIVQTYGRSSLIPQLDVQATGDVSPEMKSQWNVPTEADFLSGGEETRKKIAAALSSGAELLAADEPTSHLDVKGVEKFEEEMKSFTGSLLLISHDRELLNRLCTSIWEVEDGKIHCYEGNYQEYVTQKKHAVERQQFEYEQYVKEKQRLELASEEKSQKSKALKKAPSRMGNSEARLHKRAVGKQKAKLDRSAKAIETRIEKLEKKEKPKEMEEIHFDLSQFHQVHSKQVLSFDKVSASAGNHILFRNLKGGVKPGAKVAIVGKNGAGKSTLLNMIKQRTEGITVAKPVKLGFFHQRLENLDVAKSILENIKEDSPYTEQFIRTVLSRLLFKREDVYKKVEMLSGGERVKTALAKVFLGNYNVLLLDEPTNYLDLHTKEALQEVLKAYPGTILFVTHDRYFVKKLATHVCTLKQSKAELAAIEDTGKSKKASQQQSEAEKLALQLELTKVISELSITPEGKEKQQLEKRYEELLKERKRLNGKEG, encoded by the coding sequence ATGTTATTGTTAGAAGCTATAAATATTGAAAAAAGCTATGGAGATCGCCTGCTTTTTCAAGCAGAGAAACTTCAAGTACATCGCGGAGAGCGAATTGGAATTGTGGGGAAAAACGGAGAAGGCAAATCGACGTTGCTTCATATTTTAATGAAAAAAATGAGTCCAGATCAAGGAATTGTGCAAACATATGGCCGTTCCTCACTGATTCCTCAGCTTGATGTTCAAGCTACAGGAGACGTTTCTCCTGAGATGAAAAGCCAGTGGAACGTGCCAACTGAAGCCGACTTTCTTAGCGGAGGAGAAGAAACAAGAAAGAAAATTGCTGCTGCTCTTTCATCCGGCGCGGAACTGCTTGCAGCCGATGAGCCAACGAGCCACTTAGATGTAAAAGGCGTAGAGAAATTTGAAGAAGAAATGAAATCTTTTACAGGCAGTCTCCTGCTGATTTCACATGACCGAGAATTATTAAACCGCCTTTGTACGTCTATTTGGGAAGTAGAAGACGGCAAAATTCACTGCTATGAAGGCAATTATCAAGAATATGTGACGCAAAAAAAACACGCAGTGGAAAGACAGCAGTTTGAATATGAACAGTATGTAAAAGAAAAGCAGCGGCTTGAACTGGCCTCTGAAGAAAAAAGCCAAAAATCAAAGGCGCTTAAAAAAGCGCCGAGCCGCATGGGCAACTCTGAAGCGAGACTTCATAAGCGAGCGGTAGGAAAACAAAAAGCGAAGCTAGATAGAAGCGCCAAAGCGATTGAAACAAGAATTGAAAAGCTGGAGAAAAAAGAAAAGCCAAAAGAAATGGAAGAGATCCATTTTGACCTGTCGCAGTTTCACCAAGTACACAGCAAGCAGGTACTGAGCTTTGACAAAGTCTCGGCATCAGCTGGTAATCATATCTTGTTTCGAAATCTAAAAGGCGGTGTGAAGCCAGGGGCGAAAGTAGCGATTGTCGGCAAAAACGGCGCTGGAAAATCTACGCTGCTGAATATGATTAAGCAGCGAACAGAAGGTATCACGGTTGCGAAGCCTGTAAAACTCGGCTTTTTCCATCAGCGCCTTGAAAATCTAGATGTAGCTAAAAGCATTTTAGAAAACATTAAAGAAGACAGTCCGTACACCGAACAATTTATTCGTACGGTACTATCACGTTTGCTTTTCAAACGTGAAGACGTGTATAAAAAAGTAGAGATGCTAAGCGGAGGAGAACGAGTGAAAACGGCATTAGCAAAAGTCTTTTTAGGAAATTATAACGTTCTTCTTTTAGATGAGCCGACCAACTATCTTGATCTTCATACAAAAGAAGCGCTTCAAGAAGTGTTAAAAGCTTATCCAGGGACGATTTTATTTGTGACGCACGACCGCTATTTTGTTAAAAAGCTTGCGACGCATGTTTGTACGTTAAAACAGTCCAAAGCGGAGCTCGCGGCGATTGAAGACACGGGTAAAAGCAAAAAAGCGTCACAGCAGCAAAGTGAAGCGGAGAAACTTGCGCTTCAATTAGAATTAACAAAAGTGATTAGCGAGCTTTCTATCACGCCAGAAGGAAAAGAAAAGCAGCAGCTTGAAAAAAGATATGAAGAGCTGTTAAAAGAAAGAAAACGATTAAATGGAAAGGAAGGATAA
- a CDS encoding carbohydrate ABC transporter permease yields MDYTNKRKKRFFTFLALCITLVHIVPFYILVTTSLKATGDFSSKWVFPKSIHLENFTAAWEQANLGSSFMNTFIITFVSAVLLIFLGSMAAYPLARRQTKLNKYVYFIFIAVMVIPPLTALVPLYKMVVNMGMMNTYQIAILNNVAAFLPLTIFLYAGFIRSTISKELEEAARIDGAGTLTIFFKIVFPLLKPVTASILIIASVYIWNDYQFAIFFLQDKEMHTLTVTLASFFAENQNNLSLVGAAAIIAMLPMTILFLVLQKYFIAGLSSGSVKG; encoded by the coding sequence ATGGACTATACAAATAAACGGAAAAAACGATTTTTTACCTTTCTAGCGCTTTGTATAACGCTCGTTCATATTGTCCCTTTTTATATTCTAGTTACGACTTCTTTAAAAGCAACCGGGGATTTTAGTTCCAAATGGGTATTTCCAAAAAGCATACACCTTGAAAATTTCACAGCGGCTTGGGAGCAAGCGAATTTAGGCAGTTCTTTTATGAATACGTTTATCATTACGTTCGTTTCGGCGGTTCTGCTTATTTTTTTAGGATCAATGGCTGCGTATCCTCTAGCGCGCCGCCAAACGAAACTAAATAAGTACGTCTATTTTATCTTTATCGCCGTGATGGTAATACCGCCTTTAACAGCGTTAGTTCCCCTGTACAAAATGGTTGTAAATATGGGGATGATGAACACATACCAAATTGCTATTTTAAATAATGTCGCAGCATTTTTGCCGCTAACAATCTTTTTGTATGCGGGTTTCATTCGCTCCACTATTTCTAAAGAGCTCGAGGAAGCAGCAAGAATTGACGGTGCCGGCACGTTAACGATTTTCTTTAAAATCGTATTTCCGCTGCTAAAGCCTGTTACTGCGTCCATTTTAATTATTGCCAGCGTCTACATTTGGAACGACTATCAGTTTGCAATTTTCTTCCTTCAAGATAAGGAAATGCATACATTAACCGTTACGTTAGCAAGCTTTTTTGCCGAAAATCAAAATAATCTTAGCTTAGTAGGAGCAGCTGCGATTATTGCGATGCTTCCAATGACCATTTTATTTTTAGTGCTACAAAAATACTTTATTGCAGGGCTTTCATCAGGATCTGTAAAAGGATAA
- a CDS encoding pre-toxin TG domain-containing protein: MKRKPKATKGRSRNCFFCIRYGAFDFQCKRWMGSRYDPVTGDELSHFDRSVSGAGMVLQLCESARENGEIRKRRSRIRTSRKQTRKQSRKDRNQT; this comes from the coding sequence ATGAAGCGGAAGCCAAAAGCAACAAAAGGACGGTCTAGGAACTGTTTCTTTTGCATTCGATATGGTGCCTTTGATTTCCAATGTAAAAGGTGGATGGGAAGTAGGTACGATCCTGTTACTGGCGATGAACTCTCTCATTTTGACCGTTCTGTTTCTGGAGCAGGAATGGTATTGCAGCTTTGCGAGAGTGCCAGGGAAAACGGTGAAATACGGAAGCGAAGGAGCAGAATACGTACTTCGCGTAAACAAACGCGTAAACAAAGCAGAAAAGACCGTAACCAAACATAA
- a CDS encoding DUF5344 family protein translates to MADEIKVIDGEINRTLSDLSAAAQQFQPLFPFHVGSGQELEVLDELNQLNQQLQTLIVDYKQTLLDDLNATKKSVQSIKEADEKAANAAK, encoded by the coding sequence ATGGCAGACGAAATTAAAGTAATAGATGGTGAAATTAATAGAACGCTTAGTGACCTAAGCGCTGCTGCGCAGCAGTTTCAGCCGCTTTTTCCATTTCACGTAGGAAGCGGACAAGAACTAGAGGTGCTCGATGAATTAAACCAGCTGAACCAGCAGCTGCAAACGTTAATTGTGGACTACAAGCAAACGCTCCTCGATGATTTGAACGCCACCAAAAAATCCGTGCAGTCCATAAAAGAAGCAGATGAAAAAGCTGCAAACGCTGCTAAATAA
- a CDS encoding SMI1/KNR4 family protein: MNILDNISSMYTIDAKKSPSKEEEIKALQDFSTIDVPTEFIEIIQLASDIEINVSDQMYIRIWGASGCIEMNEAYEVQKYLPNSIAIGDDEGGGALIYLQGKDGFGIYYTRFADFDIEEAVKIAPSLTELLVNNVGVNTLLDI; encoded by the coding sequence ATGAATATACTAGATAATATCAGTAGTATGTACACAATTGATGCTAAAAAATCTCCTTCGAAAGAAGAAGAAATTAAAGCACTACAGGACTTTTCGACAATAGATGTACCTACAGAATTTATAGAAATAATTCAGCTGGCTTCAGACATTGAAATTAATGTTAGCGACCAAATGTATATTCGAATTTGGGGAGCATCGGGGTGCATAGAAATGAATGAAGCTTATGAAGTACAGAAATATCTCCCGAATTCAATCGCAATTGGTGATGACGAAGGAGGTGGTGCGTTAATCTATCTACAGGGTAAAGATGGTTTTGGGATATACTATACAAGATTCGCGGATTTTGACATTGAGGAGGCAGTGAAAATTGCACCATCTCTAACCGAATTATTAGTAAATAATGTAGGTGTGAATACTTTATTAGATATATGA
- a CDS encoding polymorphic toxin type 50 domain-containing protein, whose product MGPYREVNRFLVKVKPGAQEKHIPNTPNFKQEIANGKNKSIFYGDNKTAQELLDKFAGKGQLLPNGKKERVDFGKTIGKYYDRNTGEYLETTNGLIHYGKDGARIVPSRP is encoded by the coding sequence ATCGGACCTTATAGAGAAGTTAATCGATTCCTAGTTAAAGTAAAGCCAGGTGCTCAAGAAAAGCATATTCCTAATACGCCAAATTTCAAACAAGAAATAGCAAATGGAAAAAACAAGAGTATTTTCTATGGCGATAATAAAACAGCACAAGAATTGCTTGATAAGTTTGCAGGGAAAGGTCAACTACTGCCAAACGGTAAAAAAGAAAGAGTAGACTTTGGTAAAACTATTGGGAAGTACTATGATCGAAATACTGGTGAATACCTTGAGACTACTAATGGATTGATACATTATGGCAAAGATGGAGCTCGTATAGTACCATCAAGGCCGTAA
- a CDS encoding alpha-glucosidase/alpha-galactosidase yields the protein MSKITFIGAGSTVFAKNILGDCMFVPALAGFEFALYDIDAERLRDSENMLNNLKENYSVNITVKAYLNRREALTGAKYVINAIQVGGYKPSTVIDFEIPKKYGLRQTIGDTVGIGGIFRSLRTIPVLFDFAKDIEEVCPDALFLNYTNPMATLTGAMLRYTNVKTVGLCHSVQVCTKDLFDSLGMDHEGIQEKIAGINHMAWLLEVKRDGQDLYPEIKRLAKEKQRTKHHDMVRFELMDKFGYYITESSEHNAEYHPYFIKHKYPNLVDQFNIPLDEYPRRCEEQISNWESMREEMVNNSQLTHTRSHEYGSRIIEAMETNVPFKFAGNVLNTGGLISNLPTKACVEVPCVVDRSGIMPTYVGDLPEQLAALNRTNINTQLLTIEAAVTRKREHIYQAAMLDPHTNAELSMDDIIRMCDDLIEAHGEWLPDFTGKVNQYV from the coding sequence ATGTCTAAAATCACATTTATCGGAGCGGGAAGTACAGTTTTTGCAAAAAATATTTTAGGAGACTGCATGTTTGTGCCTGCTTTAGCTGGCTTTGAATTTGCGCTATACGATATAGATGCTGAGCGTTTAAGAGATTCGGAAAATATGCTAAACAATCTAAAAGAAAACTATAGTGTGAATATTACGGTTAAAGCCTATTTGAACCGCAGAGAAGCTTTAACAGGAGCCAAGTATGTGATTAACGCCATTCAAGTAGGCGGTTACAAACCGAGCACCGTCATTGATTTTGAAATTCCTAAAAAATACGGCTTGCGTCAGACGATTGGAGATACAGTAGGGATTGGAGGAATCTTCAGATCACTGCGCACGATTCCGGTCCTGTTTGATTTTGCAAAAGATATTGAAGAAGTATGTCCAGATGCGCTGTTTTTAAATTACACCAATCCAATGGCAACACTAACGGGTGCAATGCTGCGCTATACCAATGTAAAGACGGTAGGCCTTTGTCACAGTGTCCAAGTATGTACAAAAGATTTATTTGATTCTCTCGGAATGGATCATGAAGGAATACAAGAGAAAATCGCAGGCATTAACCATATGGCATGGCTGCTAGAAGTAAAAAGAGATGGACAAGACTTATACCCAGAAATCAAACGTCTGGCAAAAGAAAAACAAAGAACAAAGCATCACGATATGGTGCGTTTTGAGCTAATGGATAAGTTCGGTTATTATATTACCGAATCGTCTGAGCATAACGCAGAATATCATCCATACTTTATTAAACATAAATATCCAAATCTTGTTGATCAGTTTAACATCCCTCTTGATGAATACCCGCGCCGATGCGAAGAGCAAATTAGCAATTGGGAATCAATGAGAGAAGAAATGGTTAACAACAGTCAGTTAACTCATACACGTTCACATGAGTACGGCTCTAGAATCATTGAAGCAATGGAGACAAACGTGCCGTTTAAATTTGCCGGTAACGTATTAAATACCGGGGGCTTGATTAGTAACCTGCCGACAAAAGCGTGCGTAGAAGTTCCATGTGTTGTAGACCGAAGCGGCATTATGCCGACTTATGTAGGAGACTTACCTGAGCAGCTTGCGGCGTTAAATCGTACGAATATTAATACGCAATTACTAACAATTGAAGCAGCAGTCACTAGGAAAAGAGAGCACATCTATCAAGCAGCGATGCTAGATCCTCATACAAATGCGGAATTATCTATGGATGACATCATTCGTATGTGCGATGATTTAATTGAAGCGCACGGCGAGTGGCTGCCTGATTTTACAGGGAAAGTGAACCAATACGTGTAA
- a CDS encoding HNH endonuclease, whose product MKEPDSKENVEGGHDQEAVSKGTGNSSADIPPAFKQEKFASSYESRVNQTPAQVNPRVEFERIRGESLCTLKPPPDPKLKRIFDEAGIEGIQYKNGVPDFSPVSKAQIEIDYMLGGSGNYGGKARTYNFSQADQQLANKLNKSDELTRQFGMEPGRVTIKEVENYRKINKLTWHELNDGKIMQLVPTEINKRFGHLGGVGEINAGAFKPGGFANK is encoded by the coding sequence GTGAAAGAGCCTGATAGTAAAGAGAATGTTGAAGGGGGTCATGATCAGGAAGCTGTTTCTAAGGGTACGGGTAATAGTAGTGCCGACATTCCGCCAGCCTTCAAGCAAGAGAAATTTGCTAGTTCCTATGAATCAAGGGTTAATCAGACGCCTGCACAGGTTAATCCAAGGGTTGAATTTGAAAGAATCAGAGGAGAATCTTTATGTACACTTAAACCACCACCAGATCCAAAATTGAAACGTATATTCGATGAGGCGGGTATTGAAGGTATCCAATATAAAAATGGAGTTCCTGATTTTTCGCCAGTATCAAAGGCTCAAATTGAAATTGACTATATGCTTGGAGGAAGTGGGAATTATGGTGGGAAAGCTAGGACTTACAATTTTTCTCAAGCAGATCAGCAGTTGGCAAATAAGTTAAATAAGTCAGATGAATTAACACGCCAATTTGGAATGGAACCAGGTAGGGTTACTATCAAAGAAGTAGAAAACTATCGGAAGATAAATAAATTAACATGGCATGAATTAAATGATGGGAAAATAATGCAACTTGTACCGACAGAGATAAATAAAAGATTTGGTCATCTTGGTGGAGTAGGAGAGATAAATGCAGGAGCGTTTAAGCCGGGAGGATTTGCTAATAAATAA
- a CDS encoding DUF6985 domain-containing protein, which produces MKINDAVFGELEYDLLWSKDTSIVFLGHEVEIALMVKGAEDGKFDKEQYAAYTSLMQNWEQLQQSLLQSILDYYKQERQDLGYDIEVNENYPLVETTNEISEMISLDGIVVPYVGSFDGRDIGLTFNCTWDIENGLGIRLLNEKVAEVGYQDVAI; this is translated from the coding sequence ATGAAAATAAATGATGCGGTTTTTGGTGAGCTTGAATATGATTTGCTTTGGTCTAAGGATACTAGCATTGTCTTTTTAGGCCATGAAGTTGAGATAGCGCTAATGGTAAAAGGTGCTGAGGATGGTAAGTTTGATAAGGAACAATATGCAGCATATACTTCACTTATGCAAAATTGGGAACAGTTACAACAAAGCCTTTTGCAATCCATATTAGACTACTACAAACAAGAGCGTCAGGATCTAGGTTATGATATTGAAGTAAATGAAAACTATCCATTAGTTGAAACAACTAATGAAATATCAGAGATGATAAGTTTAGATGGAATAGTTGTTCCCTATGTAGGTTCTTTTGACGGTCGAGATATTGGACTTACATTTAATTGTACATGGGATATAGAAAATGGGCTAGGGATTCGTTTATTAAATGAAAAAGTAGCTGAAGTAGGTTACCAGGATGTTGCAATTTGA